In Pseudoliparis swirei isolate HS2019 ecotype Mariana Trench chromosome 9, NWPU_hadal_v1, whole genome shotgun sequence, a genomic segment contains:
- the LOC130199624 gene encoding oxysterol-binding protein-related protein 2-like isoform X2 yields the protein MFSRSTVSIWSILKKCIGLELSKITMPIAFNEPLSFLQRITEYMEHTYLINRACSLSNSIERMQAVAAFAVSAVASQWDRTGKPFNPLLGETYELTREDQGFRLVLEQVSHHPPVSAFHAESLVGDFVFHGSIYPKLKFWGKSVEAEPKGTITLELLKHHEAYTWTNPYCCVHNIILGKLWIEQYGTVEIVNHSTGDKCVLNFKPCGMFGKELHKVEGYIQDKSKKKHCVIYGKWTECMWSVDPRTYEAHKKSERRGDNKKQKNEEQVGAVNDDADDMPEVQETVSVVPGSTLLWRIDSRPAHSAEMYNFTNFAMSLNELEPGMETNVSPTDCRFRPDIRAMENGNMYEASTEKERLEDKQRAARKERAKNEEEWSTRWFQMGTNPYTSSQGWLYSGGYFNRNYQDMPGIY from the exons ATGTTTTCTAGAAGCACTGTCAGTATCTGGAGCATCCTGAAGAAATGCATTGGACTG GAACTCTCAAAGATCACGATGCCCATCGCCTTCAACGAGCCTCTGAGCTTCCTGCAGAGAATCACCGAATACATGGAACACACTTACCTCATCAACAGAGCCTGCTCTCTGTCCAACTCCATAGAGCGCatgcag GCAGTAGCTGCTTTTGCTGTGTCAGCAGTTGCGTCTCAGTGGGACAGAACTGGAAAACCCTTCAACCCTCTGCTGGGAGAGACTTATGAGctcaccag AGAGGATCAGGGTTTCCGGCTGGTATTGGAGCAGGTATCCCATCATCCCCCAGTGAGTGCCTTCCATGCAGAGAGTCTGGTTGGGGACTTCGTCTTCCACGGCTCCATCTACCCCAAACTCAAGTTCTGGGGCAAGAGTGTTGAGGCTGAGCCTAAAGGGACCATCACACTAGAGCTACTCAA GCACCATGAGGCTTACACATGGACTAACCCTTACTGCTGTGTCCACAATATCATCCTGGGCAAACTCTGGATCGAGCAGTACGGCACAGTGGAGATAGTCAACCACAG CACTGGAGACAAGTGTGTGTTGAATTTCAAGCCCTGTGGGATGTTTGGCAAAGAGCTGCACAAAGTGGAGGGATACATCCAGGATAAGAG taaaAAGAAGCACTGTGTCATCTATGGGAAGTGGACCGAGTGCATGTGGAGTGTCGACCCTCGGACCTATGAGGCCCACAAGAagtcggagaggagaggagacaacaagaagcaaaaaaat gaggagcaggtgggagCGGTGAACGATGACGCAGACGACATGCCCGAAGTCCAGGAGACGGTTTCTGTTGTACCAGGAAGCACTCTGCTGTGGAGGATAGACTCCAGACCGGCACATTCTGCTGAG ATGTACAACTTTACCAACTTTGCAATGTCTCTCAATGAGCTGGAGCCCGGCATGGAGACCAACGTGTCCCCCACAGACTGTCGCTTCCGGCCGGACATCAGAGCCATGGAAAATGGCAACATGt ATGAGGCCAGTACGGAGAAGgagagactggaggacaaacagAGAGCTGCCAGAAAGGAGAGAGCCAAGAATGAGGAGGAGTGGTCTACCAG GTGGTTTCAGATGGGCACCAACCCGTATACGAGCTCCCAGGGCTGGCTTTACAGCGGTGGCTACTTCAATAGGAACTACCAAGACATGCCTGGTATCTACTGA
- the LOC130199624 gene encoding oxysterol-binding protein-related protein 2-like isoform X1, with protein sequence MNNEDEFYDAVTGLDSDESYEGVSEVSFKDAVVFDSSSQKNNESVPQENGVKKHRTSLPAAMFSRSTVSIWSILKKCIGLELSKITMPIAFNEPLSFLQRITEYMEHTYLINRACSLSNSIERMQAVAAFAVSAVASQWDRTGKPFNPLLGETYELTREDQGFRLVLEQVSHHPPVSAFHAESLVGDFVFHGSIYPKLKFWGKSVEAEPKGTITLELLKHHEAYTWTNPYCCVHNIILGKLWIEQYGTVEIVNHSTGDKCVLNFKPCGMFGKELHKVEGYIQDKSKKKHCVIYGKWTECMWSVDPRTYEAHKKSERRGDNKKQKNEEQVGAVNDDADDMPEVQETVSVVPGSTLLWRIDSRPAHSAEMYNFTNFAMSLNELEPGMETNVSPTDCRFRPDIRAMENGNMYEASTEKERLEDKQRAARKERAKNEEEWSTRWFQMGTNPYTSSQGWLYSGGYFNRNYQDMPGIY encoded by the exons ATGAACAATGAGGATGAGTTCTACGACGctgtcacag GCCTGGATTCTGATGAGTCCTATGAAGGGGTGTCGGAGGTCAGTTTCAAAGATGCCGTGGTCTTTGACAGCAGCAGTCAGAAGAACAACGAATCGGTGCCACAGGAGAACGGCGTCAAGAAACACAG GACGTCATTACCTGCGGCCATGTTTTCTAGAAGCACTGTCAGTATCTGGAGCATCCTGAAGAAATGCATTGGACTG GAACTCTCAAAGATCACGATGCCCATCGCCTTCAACGAGCCTCTGAGCTTCCTGCAGAGAATCACCGAATACATGGAACACACTTACCTCATCAACAGAGCCTGCTCTCTGTCCAACTCCATAGAGCGCatgcag GCAGTAGCTGCTTTTGCTGTGTCAGCAGTTGCGTCTCAGTGGGACAGAACTGGAAAACCCTTCAACCCTCTGCTGGGAGAGACTTATGAGctcaccag AGAGGATCAGGGTTTCCGGCTGGTATTGGAGCAGGTATCCCATCATCCCCCAGTGAGTGCCTTCCATGCAGAGAGTCTGGTTGGGGACTTCGTCTTCCACGGCTCCATCTACCCCAAACTCAAGTTCTGGGGCAAGAGTGTTGAGGCTGAGCCTAAAGGGACCATCACACTAGAGCTACTCAA GCACCATGAGGCTTACACATGGACTAACCCTTACTGCTGTGTCCACAATATCATCCTGGGCAAACTCTGGATCGAGCAGTACGGCACAGTGGAGATAGTCAACCACAG CACTGGAGACAAGTGTGTGTTGAATTTCAAGCCCTGTGGGATGTTTGGCAAAGAGCTGCACAAAGTGGAGGGATACATCCAGGATAAGAG taaaAAGAAGCACTGTGTCATCTATGGGAAGTGGACCGAGTGCATGTGGAGTGTCGACCCTCGGACCTATGAGGCCCACAAGAagtcggagaggagaggagacaacaagaagcaaaaaaat gaggagcaggtgggagCGGTGAACGATGACGCAGACGACATGCCCGAAGTCCAGGAGACGGTTTCTGTTGTACCAGGAAGCACTCTGCTGTGGAGGATAGACTCCAGACCGGCACATTCTGCTGAG ATGTACAACTTTACCAACTTTGCAATGTCTCTCAATGAGCTGGAGCCCGGCATGGAGACCAACGTGTCCCCCACAGACTGTCGCTTCCGGCCGGACATCAGAGCCATGGAAAATGGCAACATGt ATGAGGCCAGTACGGAGAAGgagagactggaggacaaacagAGAGCTGCCAGAAAGGAGAGAGCCAAGAATGAGGAGGAGTGGTCTACCAG GTGGTTTCAGATGGGCACCAACCCGTATACGAGCTCCCAGGGCTGGCTTTACAGCGGTGGCTACTTCAATAGGAACTACCAAGACATGCCTGGTATCTACTGA